The segment ATACGCAAGCATACACTATTCTTGCATTTTTCATACTGTAAAGTTGTTCCATTTTTTGTATAAAGAAGGCATTTTATAATATGCATCCACACCAATCGAGGATACCTTTTCTCACAACTTATTGAATGCAAAAGTCCTCATCAACAAAGTCGGATTCCACTCgttgaatatataaaaacatcaacatCGTTACCAAATTAATCGAAATATACACTCCTGGTGGAAGCAAGCTTGATGATGCATGCATTAATTCGAATGAGGGGGCCAACGACCAACTTTAACCATCCATGTTTACAGGCACAGTTCAAGATTTTGATTGGGTGTATGGTTTACCCGGGCTCTGTGGTGCCCCAGCTAAAGAAGCAATCTTCTTAGAGCTCCATGTGTTATTTTGAAATCATTATGGGAACTTTGCTGGGATTTTGAAATCATTAAAGGTCTTTGGGATATAAATTAAGTTCATGGCTTGATGAGGTCATTTGTTGGGTGTGATAATAACCTGAAGACATGGGGATAAGATCATAAACCTCTATCTGGACTCAATGACagcaatctttgtttttttcttttcttttttctgccaAATCTTGGCTCTGATGTATCTTCTGTCGCCCGTCTGGGTTGTTCTGAGCCCTCTCAGGCCTAATTCTTCTGCTTATCAGAAAAAAAGTTGCTCCACGTGCAATTTCACCTGTCATGTCAAGAACAAGTCCAATCTTTAACCAGTCAATTTTCGGGGGTCATCAATCAATACACAGTTAATTTGGTGATGGTTCATAGGCAACATAATTAagcaataattattgcattaTGAATGGACTTGTCATGATCAGAAATTCGGTAATTGCTGTCATTTAATGATGGATTGTTTATGTCAAATGAAACAGGAGGGAGGCGATCACGATCATCAAGGACAACTGAACCACTTAATAAAACCGAGACCTAACCACATACAAGGAAGGCTAGCTAGtagtgtttttgttaatttcgcACCACAAGTTGAATTATTATGTTGTGTTGTTACTAAAGTTacctaaattaaaattattattattatgaagaacataacttaaatttaatgttttttttaaataaattcttcttttgtgaaaaacaaataaatatcataagaatataaatcaaaatcaaaatattacatggtttatttaattaataaatagaaCTACTAAATAATCTAATTAAGATCCACAAGCTAATATAGCTAGAACTACTAAATAAATGACTTGCTTAAAGAATAAATTCTTTTTGTGATCTAATAAAGTTAAAGGAAATTAATTaggttagttaattttaaaatattcaaagttactaattatatattagttatttttatatataagatattATTAAAGTGATcagttaaatttatatatatatatatatatatataagttgtttttataaaattaatttttttaatttaagaaagtGAACAGCTAGCTGAATTTTTAAACTCTAATTATCACAAGCTTTCTTGCAATGTTTTACTTtagagtaaaataataattaaaaaaaaaagaaaaaaaaaaaaaagaggagggtAAACGAGCAGTCATTCCATGTCTACAAAATTAGCAGATTCTTGTCCACTAAAATTGCGCGTGCCTTTGGATGACATCAGCAAATCCAAATCTGGATACAGGCATGACCATAAGAGGAAACATCAGCTCAGCCTATTTTTAATGCTCCTAATGGAAGACAAAGACCTCCCTCGGCCACTCAGATGGCCATAGAAACATCAGAATATGTCTGAGCTATCTGTTCAGTTAGGTCATCCCACAATcaacttatttctttttttattatttctattatcttgttataaaaaaataaaaaaaaaaagtagaactttgttttgttttaatatattaaccaTTATAATTGTTGATTAGTTAATCATTGTACATTGACTAGGGCTGATTCATAAATCTTACTATATTACAAACTAAAACTCCTAGATAAAACTTTGTACcaaactctctctttttttattttcatcctcactttcttttttaattatagcattttatgattaattttttaaaatttattaagaaaataaaaataaaatttataaaagatgataaaaataaaaaataaaaaaaaatctcatgatcaatctcaaattcataataaaaactaTGTTTAGTCcacctattttcttttttcttattctacagtcgtttttagtttttgttattttattgtttttttaacatgttagtccctaaatttaaaagaagagatgagtttgataattgtggttttttcttgtaaacatgCCTGACAAATTAAATTGggttttatttagattttttttatttaattattttttatttttaaaaaagtgattttaaagtgttttgatGTTGATAAATGATTTATGAacatttttatagtgtttttgatatgttttcatgttaaaatgaCTTAAAATTTGGGTTTATAAAGTCCAAAAActtgaaacttaattttcaaatcacCAAAGAACGAAAAAAACAGAATAGCAAggactttttaattattaaataaaatataatagcaaTCCTATAAAtcatcacatgtttttttttttcttgtatacctattatttttaacatgcatGAAAGTGATTGTGCataaataactaattaattaattatatcccCCAGTAGGAGAAGAAAATCTTTTTAATCAGGATAGTCTGAATGGCTAGGGTTTTTTTAGTACAATGAAAAAATTGTGATATTAATATTGTAAGGATCgactttttaatcattaaataaaatataatatcaatcCCATAAatcatcaaatgttttttttttataccagcTTAATTAAGGATGtaatgttttataaatatataatgtaATTTACAAATGAACAGATCAGATAaagtgagaaaaacaaataaacgatttttttgtgattatcCATTTTAATAACGCTGAGACCAAGGTCTCACGCCTGATCTCAAACATGTGGAATGAACTGTGAACACTAAAACGCAGAAGGAAACTACCAACTTACACTGATAATGAATGGGTTCAGTATTTGCAAGTATGAGGACTTCTCCAACCATAATGATCACAGATGAAATACAGTCTTTGTAACGAATTCGTGGAGGAAATTAACGAGTGGATAATCTATATATCACCGTCTACTTCTGCTTATAAGATTACTATTACCGGCATATTATTACAAGTCCACTGGTAGTTTCAAATGCTGAAACTAGCTAAGGCTCCAGGGAGAAGCTTGCATTTCTAGGTCTGTAGACCCTTGGGTTTGAGCAATTTCAATTGTTAGGGTTACGGGAGTATGTTCTAAATCGAAATGCAACAACGAAATGGGTTTTTTGCTAGCTCTTTTGAGCTCAATATGGATGTAACATCACGATAAGTATTTCATTTTTCACAGGCTGAACATAGACATGCATCGAAAGCATAAGAAACCGAAAAGTAATTAAGCTTAGTTATGTAAGAGAGTTGCTCCCACATATATAATGGATGAGTTcggctttcttttttttaccgaTTCATGGAGCTGTTTATCTTAATTAGCATCACACTTCAGATGAAACTAAGCACTACTGTACGCTGGATCGGAGGTAAAGGTTTAAGATTAGGTATTTCAGCCTAGGATGGAAAGGGCTATCTGCGCGCATCGTGTAATCCAAAGCGAAGAAAAGCGAAGACGCCAAAGAGAAGGGAGAGTGATCATCCCATCATGAATATATGATATATGTTCTAGCTAGGTAGaccacataatttatttatttatttatttttaattgatgatgCGCTCGGTTATGATCTCTTCGTTTCCTTGGTttcactccaaaaaaaaaaaaaacgctttGAGATTTCGGAtcgaataaagaaaacaaaagaacattAATTCATATTTCTGGGAGTGAGACTGTGCAAGCAATCAAAATGATCCAATTAAAACTCCCTGGGCTTGTTAGCACCTCTTTGGGAAAGGGTTTGcctgtgaagaagaagaagaagaagaagaggggcTCGAGGTCGCAGACATCTCCCATGGAAACATTATCTGCATATAAAAATGACAATAAGAAAAGCTTGTTAGCACATCCCTAGAAAGCCCTGCCTTTCCCCCCTTCTTTCATTGTCTTGTTCTGGTCTCCTTTACACCTTCCACTCTTTTTGTATACATGGTTCTGCTTTCATTTTGGATGTTTACGGCTGCAAACTTCGATCAGAACTACGGTTTCAAGCCAGGgccctatagaaagaaaaaagaaaaaaaccgaaCAACAAGCAAGCTGTCTAATCAAACCAAATAGCAAGAAATTATCCACTCAAACCGGACAACAAGGGAGCTGTTCCGTTAAATTGGACAGCCAACAAGTAGCCAGGTCAAGACTGAATTTGAATTCTCCGCGTAAGGAATCCTTTGATATAAAGTTCTTTATACTGGATTCTAACGAgttcttctttctcttcccataaaaaaaaacaaaaaaatataaaaaatgaatttataaaaattaaaaccgatcatctaataaataaataaaaattgagagaataaaataaaattttcaacaaGTGTCAAAACCAccatttattttacttatttttttgcattttagtctattatttttcaattcaacccttCCTCCCGTAAAAATATACAGTTTGATgttaatttgaccttaaaaaactcaattatgtaaaataaaaaatttaagaatcaaattaaatttttttaaaaaaattactgtttAATTTATGAGAATAAACAATGATTGGTGCTACTGACTACTGAGCAGcccttttagtttattttaattttgctcCGTTTAAGTCATTGTGTAAATAGATAGGCTTTTTATTTCACCTTGTTTAATTGGGCTTTGACCCAAACAGACAAAGTGGCTTTGACTTCACTCTTTTTGAGTAATAGCCCAAACACTTTTTTCTTAACACGCACCATCGACAAGTATTCCAAGTACTTGTTTTGCATTCACtcgaaataattaattttctcccttttatcttttcttggtgtgagtattaataattaatctataaaagtaccatttttttttatggattcatcatcttttcagtattttttctatataaaaaaaataggagtgaccaaaacaaattaaaaaaaccaattaaaccaagaaaattgaaaaaaaataatcgaaaaaaccgaaccgtaaaaaaactgattaaaattttgaaaaaaccaaccggttcggttcggtttcggttttataagcctaaaaccaaaaaaactgaaccgaaccaaatttaaacataaaaaataggaaaaaaaccgagctaaactaaaaaaaccgaaccaaaccagtttgaaccggtttttatcctaaaaaactgaaccgaactggTCAATTTGAACTGGTTTCAGCTCAAtttcggttttttaaaaaaaaatttaatttattttttttttaataaaaatcaaatcaaatcgaataaaaaataatcagcttaaaaaaaacattttgatgcAATGGACCCTGGAGCATAAATTTATTGAGCATAGATCGATATTCTCAtacggtaaaaaaaaatgaggatttaATTGTTGCCTTGTGCAAAATTCTTCATATCTTATTGCCTATAATAACTCTACAATATATAATAGAAGCatttaacattttgtttttttcccgaGGATTTTTAGGagctgttcttttttttttttattttgtaaaactaaaggataaaagggaaaaattggaatattatatttaataaaatgtttttctatcTAAAAACCTTTATTTTGGAAAACACATTCCATAATTTttcaatacaattttttaaCGGTTTTCtaaataaagagaaaacataaataatacatttttattttatattcatgaaCTTTTTAAATGTGAAGTATTaagattattctttttatatgtaGTATAGTACAAATTCaatatgaattttaatatttaaattcaagtttattgttaatatatgttataattattatcttaataaatcTTAAAACCCTTCTTGTTAAGTGGCAAGTCTTGATTTATTGTGTATCATGATGTGATAGAACACATTTTTAGAGTATGGAAAAAATAGagaattttacaaaaacatgtCTACTTGATTATCCAACAAGTTTAAATTGTAGTGATATCAACGACACTATTTAATTACATAGAAAGGAAGTTgcaagaaaatataatatttgtagaTTTTAATCATCATCCTAATTTTCTTTTCGATGattttttaactaatattaTACCATGTTTGGAAAGCTATGAATACCAAAAGCCTTATCAAATGAATTATTTAGTGATAAGATTGCAActaatttaatgaattaataaaaGTAGCATCTTAATATCAcattatcaaatttataatgTGTTAATAATCCAatacataataatataattcaaaactacatgtttttttaattattttattatcaacatcatttttaaaaccagttttaaccaaatatttttaaattattttttattctacaacAGTgtcaaacaaaattttaataaaaatacatattttacaaaaccaaccataaaaattaattattttaaactagTTTTTCTAAACTACAACAACTAAAATTACCGCAATTTCCAGCCGTACCTGtctgtttttacattttaaaaatgattttgtaaaaattaaattttttttatttttttaaaataatattttttttaatgtttttaaatcattttgataagataatattaaaaataatttttaaaaaataaaaaaatatatattattttaatatatttttaaataaaaaccaaccCCACATCCGAAATCAATATCAATACGAGCCTAGATTCTGGCCTAAGGAAAAAAGGACCCCGAAGACTCTCTGTCTTGATATGTTGACTGCAATCAATGGAGCGGAAAAGaaaacttttttggttttgtgaaAGGTGTCCTTTAACGTGGATGTATGTGATGACGTAACTATCATCATCATGGTGGCCGGACCAACCACACCTCTCTACTCTGTACTCTATAACTTAATAAATCTAGTACTTGTCCCTCTTCACAGATTTACTCTTTGACGTCCTTCTACACTCCCTGCCTTGCCTTTTTCTGGCTCCCTCCTCTGCCAAAactaaggaaaagaaaaccagCTAGCTGCATCATTAATTCCCACCCTCTTCACCCTCTcttgtgctgctgctgctgctgctgcttcttcttcttcttctttgttttgtatGTGAAATATTACAAGGCCAATGGGTTGCTTTTATTCTCGAACCATCCACCTTCCCTCCCCCGACGACCTCTCTAAGCTTCACTCAGGtttctctctctcgctctccctctctctgggttgttttcttttctttctttccgtTTCTGTTTGGTATCTCCAGCATTGtcattaatgtgtttttttcttcttttttttataatttgttttttctattaattagcTAGTGTTGCttgcatttgcttttttttttccttctttctttctattgcatacttttaaattattgatgGGATTtggttgttgtttcttttttctttgaagaaaaTGGGGATGAGGGTGGTCAAGTCCAACAAGTGCCAGCATTCAAAGAATATAGTTTGAGCGAGCTAAGAAAGGCCACAAATGGGTTTTGCACAGATTTTATCGTCtctgagagtggtgagaaagcGCCTAATGTTGTTTATAGGGGTATTCTTGACAACAATCATTTGGTGGCTGTTAAAAGGTTCTCTAAACTGGCATGGCCTGATGCTCAACAGTTTGTGGTGAGTCTCCATTTTCTGTATGTTGTtgacaaaaagagaagaaagaaaatcaagtaGCAATAGTGATTTGGAATAAGGAATAGGAATGTGGGTTTAGCTtgtgcctttttttcttttaatttgaaaattaagagaCTCGTCGGATTTAGATTATGTAATGAAGTAGTTGTTTGGACTAATAAAGAAGTGGAGTAGAAATTCAAATGGGTTATTGACGagtaagggtttttttttctttttcttttggaaatggATGCTCCAGCTGGAGTGTCAAAGGCCCTACATTTTCTTAGAAACCAAACACACTAGTTCTTTTCCAATTCGGTTGAAAATTCTCTTAtagtcttttgtttttcttaacatATCCAAAATGCTGTTTATGGTTCCTGGCTAATTCATAATCGAGTATGATTGCGATGGAAATTCCTTGGCTGGTCAGGTGGAAGCGGCAGGGGTGGGGAAGTTGAGGCACAGGAGACTGGTAAATCTGATTGGTTGCTGTAATGAAGGTGATGAAAGATTGTTGGTAGCGGAGTACATGCCCAATGATACCCTTTCCAAGCACCTCTTCCACTGTACTATTCAATGCCCTTTATTTAAGTTTCTTTCTAAGAAATGTTTCACGGTTTCTTCTTGCTAAATCATGGTTGTTTTGAGCCTAATGAGAAGGTTCGTTAGTGTTTGATTTAAGAGTCTTATCATCTAATAAACTGCCTCATTACTGATTTGTGCGATCAGTTTAGAATTTTCTCAATAGGCTCTCCAGTGCCAATGGAGGATAAAACATTTTGGTTGTGATATGTTTTGAACATGCTGTTATATGTGATTTGTGCTTGTATGCCTAAGCTATTGTTTTGAGATTATTCCTTATACAGAATTTTCAAGATTTACTACTCAAAATAATCAGAAGTTTTAATATGCCATGAAATGCCCAAATTCCATTACTTTGTACTTCTGTTACCTAAGGGCAAGATTCTGATACTGTATTTGAGAGTGGTAGGCATCCATTACTTACctacttttgttttcttgttaagTTCTGTTTTAGACTATGAATATCAGCTTGTATCTGTAAATAAGTGGTTTTTAGTGGGCCTTCCATTATATTGTTGAGAACGCCTTAAGGAATATTGGGAGATATTTTGCTGCTGATCTATCTGTTGATATATGCTCACGTTTTTATGTATttgtattggattttttttttcatttctcacCTTAATGGgtgctttcttttttcatgttaatggctttttgtaattgtttttatttatttacaggGGACAAGCAGCCACTGGCATGGGAAATGCGCGTTAGAGTTGCCCATTACATTGCACAAGCACTTGATTATTGTAATACAGAGAACCGGAAGATCTATCATGATTTGAATGCATACAGAATTCTTTTTGATGAGGTATTTATGCAACTCATTACTATGAGTATGGTAACATCATACAATGTGGAATTAATGTGTCTTGTGCCCTGGTCTCTTTATACGACCACTTGTATGTACTGTTTCTTAGATGCTGTTTTCAGAAAATTGGCCCACTCTTAATCTTTGTTTGGTTAGATCTAATTTGTGGCTCCTTCCAGGATGGTGACCCATGTTTGTCGAGTTTTGGCCTTATGAAAAATAGTAGAGATGGAAAAAGCTACAGTACAAATTTGGCTTACACTCCACCTGAGTTCTTGCGGACAGGTATATATGTGTATTTTACAATATAACCATTTTTGatatttcaatgaaatttaatgAGAAGAATTTGCCTAATTCACTAATATCATTGCATGTTCAGGAATTTCTACGTTGTTTATACTTTATCTGatatttcaatgaaatttaatgAGAAGAATTTGCCTAATTCACTAATATCATTGCATGTTCAGGAATTTCTACGTTGTTTATACTTTATCTTGTACACTCGAAGCATTATTTTACAGCAGCTAATTATAAGATAAACAGCATGTGCCTAATCTATTCAAATTTTTGTACTCTAGGTTTTATTTAAAGGCAATTGGTATGTGTATAGAGTTGGATGATGATTTGAAGAATTTATCACAAGATTTCAAATAAATACAACgtattttttttggcttttcacTGTAGCATATATactattaatttcatcattcgagAATTTTATATAAGTACGATATGTAGAATTTTATATAAGTACGGTTATGTACTATTCATTTTTTGGtaactcaagttttttagtCAGTTCAGTGTGCAATGGAACATATCAGAAGAGACTGTGTAGATCATATTCATGGCTCTGACTAGCTTGTGAGATGGCATATAAATTCAACATTGAGTCTTAATCCATCGCTCAGATTCAAAGATCCCTGGTCTCTGATCATAGGGCAGGAAATTATCATTTGAGAAATGGCTGCAAGAGGCCATGCCAATTTGTGAGAAAATTactcatgaaaaaaattcaattattgtaTATTTGAAATAATGGAGTAATGGAAAGTAACCagattttcatttcaaaaataagTTTCTTGTGGTATTGCACTACGCAATTAATACATAATAGTGACATTACATATTTGACTACAATGGTAAATATGCTTAATTTTATAGAGATTTTTTAGAACCCACATGCCCTAAACTTGATTGGCGTTGTACTCTGCAGGCAGAGTCATTCCAGAGAGCGTGATCTACAGTTATGGAACTGTTCTATTGGATCTTTTGAGTGGAAAGCACATTCCTCCTAGCCGTGTATGTTGCCTCTCATTGAATAAAAACTTAAGAATGTTGGGATTAACTATACCTTATTTTCCTGTCATCCATTTTAGTAAATTAGAGCTGCATATCTAAGGTTGCATGATCACAGGAGTGGAGGTGCCACTGCATGTGCTATAGACTTGCTTATATATGCAGATTGCTGTACATTCCATGTGGTTCCGGTGTTGCTTGTATACTTCTGTGTGTTTCCTTGCATTTTGTCTCTTTCTATTGATTGTATGGTGCAACTGATAAGCAAATCATCGAGACCATAAGAACATGGTAAATGGTTCCATTCACACTGTGTTCTCATGTACTTCACttggttaatttttatattgtttaattaattttctgtttttattttctagccAAGTTCTGAAAACTAGAGGATTCTGAGTTTTTGGTCGTTACGATatgttctttattattattgttgttattattattataaatctaattgATATTTGTTGACCAATGGGTGAAAAAATCTCAACATGCATCATgttcgac is part of the Populus nigra chromosome 8, ddPopNigr1.1, whole genome shotgun sequence genome and harbors:
- the LOC133701174 gene encoding serine/threonine-protein kinase BSK2-like, with protein sequence MGCFYSRTIHLPSPDDLSKLHSENGDEGGQVQQVPAFKEYSLSELRKATNGFCTDFIVSESGEKAPNVVYRGILDNNHLVAVKRFSKLAWPDAQQFVVEAAGVGKLRHRRLVNLIGCCNEGDERLLVAEYMPNDTLSKHLFHWDKQPLAWEMRVRVAHYIAQALDYCNTENRKIYHDLNAYRILFDEDGDPCLSSFGLMKNSRDGKSYSTNLAYTPPEFLRTGRVIPESVIYSYGTVLLDLLSGKHIPPSRALDIIRGKNVLMLMDSSLEGQYASDDATNLVELASKCLQSEARDRPDPKFLLAAVAPLQKQKEVASYILMGLSKDTVTLPAILSPIGKACARMDLTAVHDILLKTGYKDEEGAENELSFQEWTQQVQDILNTKKFGDIAFRDSDFKNAIEYYSKLVNLMSIPSATVFARRAFSCLMNGQAELALRDAMQAQVCIPEWPTAFYLQALALSKLGMETDAKDMLNDGAVLEVKWQSRYKF